Part of the Lolium rigidum isolate FL_2022 chromosome 6, APGP_CSIRO_Lrig_0.1, whole genome shotgun sequence genome, GTCGCCACCTGGAACGCCATGGTCGCTGGGCTCACCAATGCAGGGCTTGACGAGGACAGCCTGCAGTTCTTCCTCGCCATGCGCAGGGAGGGGTTGCATCCCGACGAGTTCGGCCTGGGGAGCGTGTTCAGGTGCTGTGCTGGGCTCGCCGATGCTGTCTCCGGACGCCAGGTCCATGCGTACGTCGTGCGGTGTGGGATGGACACCGACATGTGCGTCGGGAACTCCTTGGCTCACATGTACATGCGGTGCGGGTGCCTTGCGGAAGGAGAGGCCGTTCTCCAGGCGCTTCCGTCTCTGACGGTTGTGTCATTCAATACCACAATCGCTGGCAGGACGCAGCATGGAGACTCGGAGGGAGCGCTGGAGTACTTCTCCATGATGAGAGGTGTTGGGCTCGCGGCAGATGTGGTCACCTTCGTCAGTGTTATTACCTCTTGCTCGGATTTGGCAGCCCTCGCACAAGGTCAGCAAGTTCATGCGCAGGTTATCAAGGCTGGGGTAGACAAGGTAGTGCCAGTCATTACCTCCCTTGTGCATATGTACTCTCGCTGTGGATGCTTAGGTGACTCTGAAAGAGTTTACTCTGGTTATGTTGGATTAGATCTTTTCCTTCTCAGCGCAATGATCTCGGCTTGCGGGTTCCATGGGCAAGGACATAAAGCAGTTGAGCTCTTTAAACAGATGATGGACAGAGGGGCTAAACCTAATGAGGTTACTTTCCTGGCCCTGCTATATGCGTGCAGCCATAGTGGTCTGAAAGACGAAGGCTTGGAGTTCTTTGAGCTTATGACTAAGACTTATGGGTTGCAGCCAAGTGTGAAACACTACACTTGTATTGTGGATCTTCTTGGGCGTTCAGGTTGTCTGGATGAAGCAGAGGCCCTTATCTTGTCGATGCCTGTACGTGCTGATGGGATCATATGGAAGACACTGCTATCTGCCTGTAAGACCCAGAAGAATTTTGACATGGCCGAGCGGATAGCAGAACGAGTCATTGAGTTTGACCCCCAAGACTCTGCGCCTTATGTTCTGCTATCAAATATCCGCGCTACCAGCAAGAGATGGGGAGATGTTAGTGAATTAAGAAAAAATATGAGGGAGAAGAAGGTGAGGAAGGAGCCTGGTGTCAGCTGGGTGGAGCTTAAGGGCCAGGTGCACCAGTTTTGCACTGGGGATAAATCACATCCAAGACAAGGGGAGATCATTGAGTACTTGGAAGAAATGATGGCCAAGATTAGAGAGTGTGGCTATGCACCAGACATGAGCATGGTGTTCCATGATATGGAGGATGAGGAGAAAGAGGTTAGCTTAACTCACCACAGCGAGAAATTGGCGATAGCATTTGCGCTTCTCAGCTTACCTGAAGGAGTTCCTATCCGCGTAATGAAGAATCTACGTGTGTGCGATGACTGCCATGTTGCTATCAAGTTGATATCTCAGGTCATGGGTCGAGAGATTGTGGTCAGAGACGTAAGCCGCTTTCACCATTTCAGAGATGGGAAATGCTCTTGTGGAGATTATTGGTAATGAGAGCACTCAACTGTGGGAATATCTTTCCATCCGCTGCGGGGACGAGATTGGAACATTTGGTTCATGGACATTTTGTGGTCACCAGGTTTGGTTGATGCTACGCAACTGTGGCATACTGGCATGGGATGTTCAATTGACTGTTTGAGTTTCGAGTGGTCTGGTACCAATTTGTCTTGTATTTTATACATCATAAGTAATGTATCCTTTCAATGGTATAAAATTTTGTTGGATCTTTGActattaaaaataaataaattcattAAGTGTTCAACCGAAAAAAGTCATTGCCTTCTGTAAGTTGATGGACTAAGCGTTTTTGCCCAAGTCTTGGCAGTGTTCTGAAGTTTAGGATATGCATTTTAAATGCTATGAACATTTGTGGACAGTGCTGAAATACAAGAGTTTCTTTCTCTACAACTAATAATCTAGTTTTCGCTATCCGATATTTCATCATTGGCCAATTTATTTGCACTCACTAATTAAATATCTACCCAGGTTGTTCATGAAGTTGGATATTGTGCTAACAGTACCGTGATTCGTGGAGCAACAACATGATGCACCGGTGCAAAACTGAAGGTGAGTCTCTTTTGCTTGTCATGCAGTATACTCTGATTTGAATGTCAAGTGGCCGTTTTTTTTCAGTCGATGTATATTTTGATCAATAAGAACAGTGGGACTGGTATGTGCATATATGGATCATACAATAATTTGATTGACTTTGTTATACAGTGGGATGTTCAATTGACTGTTTTGAGTTTCGAGTGGTCTGGTACCAAGTTGTCTTGTATTTTATACAGTACATCATTAGTAATTTATCCtctcaatggtataatttttttttggttcTTCGATTGTTGAAAACAAATAAATTCATTAACTCTTCAACTTAAAAATAATCATTGCCTTCTGTAAGTTGATGGACTAGCTATTTTGCCCATGTCTTGGCAGTATTCTGAAGTTTAGGATATGCATTTCAAATGTTATGAATATGGACAGTGCTGAAAATCAAAGAGTTCCTCTAAAACTAATTATCTGGTTCTACCTAGCCGATATTTTACCATTGGCCAATTGACATGCACTCACTAATTAAATATCTACTCAGGTTGTTCATGAAGTTGGATATTGTTGCGCTTCCGGAGGTTCTGATCCTTCTTAGAGCAAGGTACAGCAGAAAACTAACAATACAATAAGTCAATAATACTTGTAGCTAGTTAGCTACAATGGTGCAAAGCTGCAAAACTGAAGGCAAGTCTCTTTTGCTCGTATACTTTGATTTGAATGTCAAGTGGCTGTTTTTTTTTCAGTCGATGTATATTTTGATCAATAAGAACAATGGGCAGAGACCGCTGGTATGTGCATATATGGATCATGCAATAATTTGATTGACTTTGTTATGTCGTAAAATTTGTTTTGGATTATTTTATTTGCATTGGCTCATTGGCTGTGCTTGGTGTTGCATTAAAATTGACAGTTCGAATTTTCTTTTTTGGATCATGACATTTGTTTGTACTAGTGGCATCATTGGTGTGCATCCATTTGCTCTGGTGCTTTCATTCAGTTCTCAGTTTCGGGAAACCTGGCATCCATTAATATCCCAAGTCGACAGAGGCAATTATGCTTCTTTTTTGGAGTCGACAGTGGCAATTATGCAGAAAGGTTATTCTGTTGCTCTTCTTTATCTCACGAGGCCTTCAGAGTGGGTTCGTTGGAACAAACAACCGAGGCCCAATGGAGGCCCTTAGGCATAGGCTGATTTATTATTAGGGTTattatattcttcttgagtaCTGTACTACGCATACTGCCAGTGTCAGTCGACCTCACGGCGCTCCGGCCGAACAAACAGATCGCATCAAAGAGTCATCAGATCGGCGACTCATCACCCACCCCCAGCATCCCATCAAGCGCCAAAGCCAGAGCACCGCTCCCCGGCGCCATGGCTTCCCCGCCCCCTCCCCACCCGCACCAACACCAGCTTCCACCGCACCAGCTCTCCCACCCGCAGTACCAAGCCCCGCCGCCTCCgtcgatgccgccgccggcatcGGCGCCGTCAAAGGCCTTCGATCTGGAGGTCACCGTCGTCTCGGGCAAGCACCTGAAGAACGTCAACTGGCGCCGCGGCGACCTCCGCGCCTACGCCGTCGCCTACCTAGACCCCTCCCGCCGCACCGCCACCCGCCCCGACGACGCCGGCGGCTGCAAGCCCGCGTGGAACGAGCGCATCCTCGTCCCGCTCCCGCCCCACCTCTCGCCGCACGACCCctcgctcctcctctccctcgacgTCTTCCACTCCAAGCCGTCCGACTCGCCCAAGCCGCTCGTCGGCTCCGCCCACTCGCCCCTCCGCGACCTCCTCTTCcccgctaaccctaaccctagctccgACTCCCCCGCCTCGCCCATCATCACGCTCCCGCTCCTCCGCCCCTCCGGCCGCCCCCAGGGCAAGCTCCGTATCCGCGTCGCCCTTCGCGAGCGctcgccacctcctcctcctgagcCCCAGTATCCGCCACCTGCCTCCTCCCCCTACTATTTCCCACCCCCTCCACCCCCCGCTTACTCCGCCCCGCCGCAATACGGCCTAGACCAGTACTACCGTCCCACTGGGTACTACTCTGCCCCGCCGCCTCCATCCCAGTACGACTACACCGGAGGTCCCTCTGCGCCCGTTGAGTACGGCAGGCAGTATGAGCAAAGAGCAAGGACTGAAGGTGCGCCTGGGCAGTATGAGCAGAAAGGAAGGACTGATGCTATGCCTGGGCAGTATGAGCAAAGAGGAAGGACTGAGGGTCTGCCTGGGCAGTATGAGCAGAAAGGAAGGACTGAGGGTGTGCCTGGGCCCTATGAACAAAGAGGAAGGACCGAGGGTGGAactccaagtggaaggtatggactAGGCACTGGGCTTGCTGTGGCCGCAGTTGCTGGTGCCGTCGGAGGGCTTGCAATTGATGAAGCTGTGAAGTacaaggaggagaaggcggcagaGAGGGTTGGAGACAAGGTGGCGCCTGCTGGAAGGGACGATTACAGCGAGTACCGTGGTGAGTATTGATGGGAGTTCAGGTGGGCGAGGTTGCGCTGTGAGTTGGTTCCTCTCTGTTCCTGTCAATGTGGGAATAAAGTTGCACTGTGATTCCGTGGTTTGCTCTGTGTATGTATATATTTGCTTCACTCGACATGAATTACCATGGCGCTTGTGCTTATGCTTGCAATTAAGACATACTATTTGGGTTGTATCAAGAAGGTTTCGTGATTAGCGTTGAAGCTGGACTTGTAACTTGATGCCTCTCTGTATAAGGTATCTCTTATCTGAGTTGTGTCTTACATCTGCTGCGTTAGTCTCTGTATATCTGGTCATTGACATTGCTTTGCAATCCAATTTTATGGGTTTTTTtagagtcaaactatattgatttGTGGAACCGAATACCATATTTTATATCATTTTTGCTGCTGCACACATATCTACACATGATTCACAAGCTTGGATAAACGCTGCACTGTTTTCAGTGATCACCCTGTGATTTAAGTATTTGGTTCTTTAGAGGCCAGAGTATGATTAGAGCAGTCATGGTTCAGTTTGTCTTgcagtctcatagtgtagttggcaaTGGTCTGTAGGGTAGTGAAAGTGGCACATAGAAAGCTAGATCGACATGGATTTGCTTCAGAATATGTTACCATATTAATAGAAAATGTAGACATAGGGTCTGTTTGGTTTATGGCCCCAGCTGACCCTACCAAAATATTGGTCATGCCAATTACCTTTACACATGTTTGGTTTAGTGCCAATTTTTTGGCAGCCAATGAACTAGTTGGTGTTCCCTTCACAGATTGTAGCCAATTTTTTGGCCTACCCTGGGCGATTGAATCCTGCGCCAAATAATTGGCTGCCCAATTTTGGTAAGGCTGGTGCAGGCACAATCCAAACGCACCCATACTTTTATTTTGCACACTTCCTAATTTTATGACACCTGGTCCCTGCAAACAGATGTAGTCATATGTGCTTTATATGAGCTATCTTATGTTCATTCAAATGTATTACTCTTTTCTCCAAGCAGTAACAGAACCATTGGTTCACTTATCAAACTAGAATTCCTTGAACTTGCATTGGTAATGTATAGTTGCCCTTCATATTGTTGTTGGGGAAACTTCTTTGCCTTCAATATTGTAAACTGAACAACTTATTGTTAGATCTCACGATTTTTGTAAGAGCCAATATATGTTGTGATATGTTTCATATTTATTACTACATCTGAGTGTCTTCAAGATCATCAGTCTTTTAAAACCAAAAGAAACATGGACATGTTGTGTTCTTGTGACAACATTTGGACATATTGAACATAAAAATGCCTAGTTCTCCAGCTCCTCGAGCTAGGTTGCACCCAAACTTCTTTTGGCTATGATGGACTAACATCCTTGCTTGACTTGCAAGTTGCAACCTTAGACATATCTTGAGCCTGCAGTGCCGCATACGTTTTTTGACTTGCTTGTGTTGCAACAGAGGAGTAGTTTCACTGAGATGATATCTGGAAACATGTGGGCTTCTAAAGGCTGTGCACTTGTCCCTCAATCATTTTACCTCTTATGTAGTGTGTGAAACTATAACACGAtgatatttttttttgtaaagagGCATATCCAAGCTTTAAGCCAAAATAAGGTAGAAAGTAGCCGTAACTCTGAGAAAAGCCATGTTTTCTGCCACCACTTGTCTTTAGTCAACATGTGCAACACGGGTGcatttgcaacaaaaaaaagcCAGAAGAGAACGGTGTGTTCCCTTTTGATAAGTTTTGGCACTTTATTTCAGTTTTAATCTACATAATGTCTTAGCTTGTTACATAATCTCTTAGCTTGTTTCATATGCTGGATGGGGTACATCATGTTATATGACGAAAATGTGACTCGTCACTCGTGCTGCTGGATGGTAATGTTGATAAGCCTGGGATTCTTTACAGAAGCAATATATTTGCATGTTAAGTGCCAAATTAGAGTATCCAAGAAATAACACCTGGTTGATGAGTGGCTAGAATCTTTGGAGTTAGTAGTCAATATTGGGGATatcgataacggtaattgggaaaATCATATGGCACTTCCTATAATGATTCTTGGTTCTACTTGTGGTTatgttatggtcggtttgacctatacgCGCAGGAAGCCCATtagtggctagttgtgggcttagcccaagtaaattaggggcttagcccaagtaaattagggtttcgaggaggccgtcctcctatataaacacttgtatcccttcgagattaatcagacaataattcagtatcattactgtctcgtctcctgaagggagacgggagatcCCAGCGccgccgcaccaaccctagccgccgcctccttcctccgcgacggcgcccagccgccggcgccgagctctccaacctctccgccctcacttccacccttacaacctccgccctagacccggtagaaccctagcctctACCAGGTTACCTCGGGAATGGCTAAAATAGTTAGCCCAGTGCAATCTTAGTAATAACCCACACATTCAGACAACTGAAGTTAGCTTTTGATACAGGACAGAATTATAAACCCCACCTAACTGAAAAGGTTAAAAAAAGGCCTACCAGTGCTCAGTTGTCTTTATTTAAGGGCTTCATTGTGCAGATGATTTACTCTTAGTCACATTGAGTTGGTAGTTGCTTAAGTTGAACCATGATGCTTTCTTGCTCCTGCTGTAGTCTGGAACGAAACTGTGACAGAAGGTAGTTAAATTAACACTCTCTAGCTGTAGGTCTTAGTAGTGCAGATTCTTTTTTTCTATTGAAGCAACTTTCTTTAGAACAGAACACTGTACGCGTATAATTGTGAATATTTATGAATATTATACATAAATATGTAGGAGTAGCTTGCTTTCCATCTAAGCCCAAGATGCAGTTAGTATGTTTTTTTTGTATGGTCTGTTGTTTCTTGGAATGGGCTATCTATCATTCTGAAACTAACATTCCTTAACACTGTCagtgtctatgtaaaaaggatttAGTGTTGGCCATAGCACATCTTTGTGCAAGAATGATAGATTTATCTGGAGTACCAGCTTGTCCATTTGTGATGTCTTGTGGTTTTGATACATGGTTTTTGCTGTTGTAGTTTGATTATCAGAGGGGTTCGTACATTATTCAGTTGCATTAAATAAACTCATGTTGCATACACACGAGACTGTAAATTGTTGAGTGATGTCTGAAGGCTAAGTGACTATTGATGTTGTGGTTTGATTATTGAAGGAACAACGTGCCAGTTCTTGGTTGTATTGGGTAAAACTTTTATTGTATACATGATTGAATATTGGACTGTCTTTAAAATCAATAAGATACTCTTAAACTTCCTTTTTGCACCAAACTCTTCTAAGTTCTCAATGATAGTTTTTCTTGTGTGTTTATGCCCCTGTTTTTTAGATAGCTCTATTATATGGCTTATCAAAATTAAAACTATACCTTTGGTAAAACTGGATTTTAGACAGAAATGATCCATTGTTTAGTATAATGTACCCGTGTTCAAGTGCATTTATTTGTTTTCTCATGTTTCTGCTGCCAATTAAGTCTGGTGTGGAATATTATAGACAGTAGGTGACTTTTTGTTGCAAAGATATAGGTAACTTTTTGTTGTGAAGATATCCCGGCTTGACATGTATGGTTTGTATTGGTCCATGTCTAACCATTTTCCCTAGTAAGTAAATTGTGATATGTTTAAGCTCTAGCCATCATTATAAATGTGTATGGAATAATTTTACGCATGGTCTTCAAATTTATTTTCCAGCAAAGCACATGCCTCGCATTGTTAGCTTGAAGCTCACCGCCATCAGTATTGTCAGCCCTAAGCTAGCTAATTTCTAATGGTGGTGAACTTAATGCTAACACAGGGTTTACATCTGTTTGTGGTTGGCCTGTTAACACAAAGAATGGGTCACCATTCCATGTCCAAAGTTTGTAAAATATGGTTTGCTCGTTGTCATGCTCAAACCTACAAAATGATTGCTCTGCTTCACAGGAAAGAGTTCAATTTCTGCATGTCACAGGAAAAGTTTGTTGATTCTGTCAGCTCGGAAGTCGACCTTTTGGTCGCCGTAGGAATCTTTATGGATGGCGTCAAGGCTGAGAATAAGCCAAGCCGTAACTACATACATGGTCAGGTAAGCGGTTCACTGTATGTTTACAAAGTTAGTTTACTTACTGTAGTCGCATATATATCCCAAGTTGAGCACTCGTTATAGCATAACCTATCTTACGAGCTTCTTATCCTGGGTTTTGTTATTGGGAAATGACCAGATAATTTGCTGTCGCTCTCCCCTCCTTATAAAATCCTCGTACCTTGTTCGTCGGTAGCGAGTTATTAATCCCACTGGAACGATTTTTATTGAAAAAAACTGCAAATCTACTCGTTTTTGTTATGCGAGGCAAAGGCCCATCCATTTGCCATGATTGCTGTTCTATGGTGGCACATAGATTGGCGTGTTGTTTATCCTGCCATTCCTTTGCGTACACCGGCCTCGGACCGGATTTCGGGCCGGAGCGGCCATCACCACCGGCTTAAATATGCCGAGGCTAGTCGCTGGTCCAATTAATTTGGGCCGGCTGACGCCGACCCGTCTGGCCTGGTCCGTCCACAGACGGAAGCTTTCTGCGCCGTCGAGCTGGTGCCTCTCGCGCCCGACACGTCGAGCTCTAAGTTGCTGATAGGCACTCATGGATGCCCGTCGCCCTCGCTtccataatgatgatgatgccgcACGTGACCTTTTTGGGTGCATGGAGAGGAGGAGAGATTCAGAAGGCCCAGATCTTATCGCCTTTTAGGCTTTTTGTCTAGCCAGTCGCCACCATCCCTCTGCCTTTTTGCCGAGCCGATGCATTTCGAACGTCCGAAATGTTCGATTGTGTCTATTTGCGCCCGCCCACGGACGTCACGCGGTCCAGGGCGACTGTTTGCGTCGGGgacctccagcggtgcggacgcatttttTTAGCGGAGACAACGTCAAGCTCGTGTTTTACGTCCCGTTGAGGACTGCCACCGCGATTAACTGTTCCTGCGCGACGACAGTCGTTCTGgcgcgtgcccaatacattggcaagtttcgtcgGCGTTTCGCATTCCCACGCGGCAACGTCGTTTCCCGTCGTGGCTATAtgtggtggacaccggcgggggtgacGGGGACACCTCAAGCTGAACCGTagtatccatccatggccgaccacaacCTTAGTTGGGAACacgttgttcagatgtgccgccacctccacccggaggaggatgaggaggtagTCGATGCCGGCTTTCAGgccgagcagctggacctggaggcggcggcggcggcgaaggcggagGTTGCGAAGGCGGAGGCAggagagcgcgcggaagggcgcctcgcggcgaccagggcggagatcgccaacgccatggccgagctcgccgacgccagggcggaggcgcgggcggcgatggcggcccctccggcggccctACCAGCGGacaccgtcatccacgacatcgcggatgacgacgccCCCGTGCCCAGCCACTTCGAGTGTGCCGGTGACCAGTTCGTTCTGgtcgcgtccttcgagaccctagctggggacgccctgcgccgtcaggcttggttggcggaggaggaagcccacagctatgcgatcgtcatggctcgggggttaatgtgctccgacctggactcgcttcagcggaggggcccttctcccgcgtgggtcgagcaggagaaccgggagctggcgggcgccatcgccgccagggaggaagcggtggcggaggcggcccagGCGACGGCGGCCCAGGCGGAGGAGGCCAACTCTATGGCCAGGACACTCctgtgggactcctctctggccgaggccctcgaacgccgcaggcgggaCGGGGTGACCAATCTGCGGTGTGCCCTGCGTgcggagtgcgcgaagcgctcgcGCTTTGACGACGGCGCCAACCCCTCCGACCGCGCGAATGCATTTAACCTAGACCGGTGTAGGCCGCATGACAGCGAGTAGCTACgggaggttaactcgactaaccatctctataAAGATGATCCTTTTGGTCAATCAATAataatgaaaaaatattttgcttacctAGTTACTGCCGACTGGGCCCGGATACACCCAACGCAGACACCTTGCGCGACtgcggagcgtccgcggagacgcaaacctagcgcaTATTTGCGTCAGGTTTCCGTCGCCAGAAATGGCGCAATCACTTTGCGTTGCCGCCCGGCCCGATCACTTTATGTCGCCCGTGGAGCAGGGTGCAGAAAACGCAAACGGCCGTTGGAGATGCCTGATGGACGGCGCCAGTTGCAACGCGCCCGCGCTAAATTTCGTACTCCTACTACCACTGACTGGACTGTAGTGGTGAGCTACGCGTCTATTGCGGCTCGCTGCACCGCACGACGGCGGGCGAGTTGACCCGGCACCGTGGGTCACCTTTATTTTATTCCGTCCACCTGTCCACGTAATGGAAGTGAGTACACCGCTGCTAGTAGGAAGAAGGGATACACGGATTGGATCGATCGTGCCGGGTAGATGGGCGCTGCCTCACCTGCGCCGGGCGCTGACACGTCGTTGCAATGATTTCTTCCAAGTGGGTCGGCGATCGGATGGCTCCGGTGCCGGCCACGACGATGCATTTGGGATTGCCTCGGTGCCCATACGCGGTTTATGTCAGGTAACTCAGGTGGCCGGCCACCGTTACCCGTTAATCAATTAATCATGCACGCGTGATCGCCGCACAGGCGGGTGGCTTTGCTGCATTCAGATCCCGTTAAACTTATCATAAATGTTTTATAGGGCACCAAGAATCCGCCCGCGAGAACTGGACATGTGCAGTTTCGGAGCCCGTtttaggccatctccaaccgggcgacccatcccgcgcccgcgtgtccagatgggtccagccggacaaaaacccggtccAACGCggagacgcaccgcaaaagcggacggtcgcggcgtccgggacgacgcaaacccggcccggtttgcgtggccgcggatggcacgcggcgtcctcgcgtgtccgcctgtccgcgtggctggcccacctatcggtgccccagtcctatt contains:
- the LOC124667184 gene encoding pentatricopeptide repeat-containing protein At2g41080-like — protein: MARPALNTLTAGAREAKDELIRLCTSGRLKDAIRHPFRDVLWSDVSLFTHVFRACRATPLLRQLHAFAATSGAAADRFTTNNLLLAYADLGDLPTARDLFDRIPKRNVMSWNILIGGYIKNGDLGSARTLFDEMPRRNVATWNAMVAGLTNAGLDEDSLQFFLAMRREGLHPDEFGLGSVFRCCAGLADAVSGRQVHAYVVRCGMDTDMCVGNSLAHMYMRCGCLAEGEAVLQALPSLTVVSFNTTIAGRTQHGDSEGALEYFSMMRGVGLAADVVTFVSVITSCSDLAALAQGQQVHAQVIKAGVDKVVPVITSLVHMYSRCGCLGDSERVYSGYVGLDLFLLSAMISACGFHGQGHKAVELFKQMMDRGAKPNEVTFLALLYACSHSGLKDEGLEFFELMTKTYGLQPSVKHYTCIVDLLGRSGCLDEAEALILSMPVRADGIIWKTLLSACKTQKNFDMAERIAERVIEFDPQDSAPYVLLSNIRATSKRWGDVSELRKNMREKKVRKEPGVSWVELKGQVHQFCTGDKSHPRQGEIIEYLEEMMAKIRECGYAPDMSMVFHDMEDEEKEVSLTHHSEKLAIAFALLSLPEGVPIRVMKNLRVCDDCHVAIKLISQVMGREIVVRDVSRFHHFRDGKCSCGDYW
- the LOC124665352 gene encoding basic salivary proline-rich protein 4-like; protein product: MASPPPPHPHQHQLPPHQLSHPQYQAPPPPSMPPPASAPSKAFDLEVTVVSGKHLKNVNWRRGDLRAYAVAYLDPSRRTATRPDDAGGCKPAWNERILVPLPPHLSPHDPSLLLSLDVFHSKPSDSPKPLVGSAHSPLRDLLFPANPNPSSDSPASPIITLPLLRPSGRPQGKLRIRVALRERSPPPPPEPQYPPPASSPYYFPPPPPPAYSAPPQYGLDQYYRPTGYYSAPPPPSQYDYTGGPSAPVEYGRQYEQRARTEGAPGQYEQKGRTDAMPGQYEQRGRTEGLPGQYEQKGRTEGVPGPYEQRGRTEGGTPSGRYGLGTGLAVAAVAGAVGGLAIDEAVKYKEEKAAERVGDKVAPAGRDDYSEYRGEY